The Rhea pennata isolate bPtePen1 chromosome Z, bPtePen1.pri, whole genome shotgun sequence genome includes a region encoding these proteins:
- the SLC25A51 gene encoding mitochondrial nicotinamide adenine dinucleotide transporter SLC25A51 isoform X2 — protein sequence MMDSEGCAPMNSKQDLSHHIKATSGKHYLCGYCAAFTNIAVTFPIQKVLFRQQLYGLKTKDAVHQLQKDGIRNLYRGILPPLMQKTTTLALMFGLYEDFSSLLHSHTSAPELFTRSIAAVLAGTTEAVLTPFERVQTLLQDYKYHDKFTNTYQAFKVLKDYGIREYYRGLVPILLRNGPSNALFFGLRGPIKQCLPEATSYSTHLVNDFICGGLLGAMLGFLFFPMNVVKARMQSQIGGEFQSFSTVFVKIWLERDRKLIHLFRGAHLNYHRSILSWGIINATYEFLLKLL from the coding sequence atgatGGATTCAGAAGGTTGTGCCCCAATGAATTCAAAGCAAGATCTAAGTCATCACATAAAGGCTACATCTGGTAAACATTATCTTTGTGGCTATTGTGCTGCCTTCACAAATATAGCAGTCACTTTTCCTATCCAGAAGGTCCTTTTTCGACAGCAATTGTATGGCTTGAAAACAAAGGATGCAGTACATCAGTTACAGAAGGATGGAATTCGAAATCTCTATCGTGGCATTCTTCCTCCGTTAATGCAGAAAACGACGACTCTGGCTCTGATGTTTGGGTTGTATGAAGATTTCTCCTCATTGCTTCATAGCCACACAAGTGCCCCTGAGCTCTTCACCCGTAGCATAGCAGCAGTGCTTGCAGGGACCACCGAAGCTGTTCTTACACCTTTTGAGCGAGTTCAGACTTTGCTTCAGGACTACAAATATCATGACAAATTTACAAACACTTACCAGGCTTTCAAGGTACTTAAAGACTATGGGATTAGAGAATACTATCGGGGTTTGGTACCTATTCTGCTTCGAAATGGACCCAGTAATGCACTCTTCTTTGGCCTGCGTGGACCCATCAAACAATGTCTGCCTGAAGCAACTTCTTACAGCACTCATTTGGTCAATGACTTCATTTGTGGAGGGCTGTTGGGTGCCATGCTGGGATTCTTATTTTTCCCAATGAATGTTGTAAAAGCCCGCATGCAGTCTCAAATTGGCGGTGAATTTCAGTCTTTCTCAACAGTTTTTGTGAAGATCTGGCTAGAACGTGATAGAAAATTGATTCATCTTTTCAGAGGAGCCCATCTAAATTACCATCGTTCTATCCTGTCCTGGGGCATAATCAATGCAACTTATGAATTCCTGCTAAAGCTGTTGTGA
- the SLC25A51 gene encoding mitochondrial nicotinamide adenine dinucleotide transporter SLC25A51 isoform X1 yields MQKGELRYNPKKNSMMDSEGCAPMNSKQDLSHHIKATSGKHYLCGYCAAFTNIAVTFPIQKVLFRQQLYGLKTKDAVHQLQKDGIRNLYRGILPPLMQKTTTLALMFGLYEDFSSLLHSHTSAPELFTRSIAAVLAGTTEAVLTPFERVQTLLQDYKYHDKFTNTYQAFKVLKDYGIREYYRGLVPILLRNGPSNALFFGLRGPIKQCLPEATSYSTHLVNDFICGGLLGAMLGFLFFPMNVVKARMQSQIGGEFQSFSTVFVKIWLERDRKLIHLFRGAHLNYHRSILSWGIINATYEFLLKLL; encoded by the exons ATGCA GAAAGGAGAACTGAGATACaatccaaagaaaaacagtatgatGGATTCAGAAGGTTGTGCCCCAATGAATTCAAAGCAAGATCTAAGTCATCACATAAAGGCTACATCTGGTAAACATTATCTTTGTGGCTATTGTGCTGCCTTCACAAATATAGCAGTCACTTTTCCTATCCAGAAGGTCCTTTTTCGACAGCAATTGTATGGCTTGAAAACAAAGGATGCAGTACATCAGTTACAGAAGGATGGAATTCGAAATCTCTATCGTGGCATTCTTCCTCCGTTAATGCAGAAAACGACGACTCTGGCTCTGATGTTTGGGTTGTATGAAGATTTCTCCTCATTGCTTCATAGCCACACAAGTGCCCCTGAGCTCTTCACCCGTAGCATAGCAGCAGTGCTTGCAGGGACCACCGAAGCTGTTCTTACACCTTTTGAGCGAGTTCAGACTTTGCTTCAGGACTACAAATATCATGACAAATTTACAAACACTTACCAGGCTTTCAAGGTACTTAAAGACTATGGGATTAGAGAATACTATCGGGGTTTGGTACCTATTCTGCTTCGAAATGGACCCAGTAATGCACTCTTCTTTGGCCTGCGTGGACCCATCAAACAATGTCTGCCTGAAGCAACTTCTTACAGCACTCATTTGGTCAATGACTTCATTTGTGGAGGGCTGTTGGGTGCCATGCTGGGATTCTTATTTTTCCCAATGAATGTTGTAAAAGCCCGCATGCAGTCTCAAATTGGCGGTGAATTTCAGTCTTTCTCAACAGTTTTTGTGAAGATCTGGCTAGAACGTGATAGAAAATTGATTCATCTTTTCAGAGGAGCCCATCTAAATTACCATCGTTCTATCCTGTCCTGGGGCATAATCAATGCAACTTATGAATTCCTGCTAAAGCTGTTGTGA